In Clostridium sp. SY8519, one genomic interval encodes:
- a CDS encoding DUF370 domain-containing protein, whose product MKKMIHIGYGNLVNPDRVVAVINSDSAPAKRMIQKAKETDDVVDATQGRKTKSILIMDSRHIVLSALQTDTLSSRFAEKEQGGE is encoded by the coding sequence ATGAAAAAAATGATTCATATCGGATATGGCAACCTGGTGAACCCGGACCGCGTCGTGGCAGTGATCAATTCAGACTCCGCGCCGGCAAAGCGGATGATCCAGAAAGCAAAAGAAACAGACGACGTTGTTGATGCAACCCAGGGGCGCAAAACCAAGAGTATCCTGATCATGGACAGCCGTCATATTGTTCTGTCGGCGTTGCAGACAGATACTTTAAGCAGCAGATTTGCAGAAAAAGAACAAGGCGGTGAATAA
- a CDS encoding YicC/YloC family endoribonuclease, with protein MIQSMTGFGRSEITNSARKITVEIKSVNHRFLELNIRMPRRLNAFEVQIRSLLKTMIHRGKVDLSLYCEELSEEASSLRYNQSLAAEYVRYFRQVAEDFSLKNDISVSSIVHFPDVLTAEDAEPDETEVWKDLQTAVCEAAEQLIEARKKEGSSLRKDLLGKLEQLDADVAQIEARAPGIVSDYRSRIEAQAKELLGDVQIDENRLASELVLFSDKICTDEETVRLKNHIHSMRQVLENGGDVGRRLDFLAQEMNREANTILSKANDLATSDLAIDLKTGIEKIREQIQNIE; from the coding sequence ATGATTCAAAGCATGACCGGATTTGGCAGAAGTGAGATCACCAATTCCGCCAGAAAAATCACCGTAGAAATCAAGTCCGTGAATCATCGGTTCCTGGAACTGAATATCCGGATGCCCCGGCGGCTGAATGCTTTTGAAGTACAGATCCGCAGCCTTCTGAAAACTATGATCCACCGCGGCAAGGTGGATCTCAGTCTTTACTGCGAAGAGCTGTCAGAGGAAGCATCGTCGCTTCGTTACAATCAGAGCCTTGCGGCCGAATATGTCAGATATTTCCGGCAGGTCGCGGAGGATTTTTCCCTGAAGAATGATATCTCTGTGTCTTCCATTGTGCATTTTCCGGATGTACTGACAGCAGAAGATGCAGAACCGGACGAAACAGAAGTGTGGAAGGATCTGCAGACTGCCGTCTGCGAAGCGGCAGAACAGCTTATCGAGGCCCGCAAAAAAGAGGGCAGTTCCCTTAGAAAGGATCTGCTGGGCAAGCTGGAGCAGCTGGATGCAGACGTGGCGCAGATCGAAGCCCGGGCCCCGGGAATTGTATCGGATTACCGGAGCCGGATCGAAGCCCAGGCCAAGGAACTGCTGGGAGATGTTCAGATCGATGAAAACCGGCTGGCATCGGAACTGGTGCTGTTTTCTGACAAAATCTGCACCGATGAAGAAACCGTACGCCTGAAAAACCATATCCATTCGATGCGGCAGGTGTTGGAAAACGGGGGTGATGTGGGCCGCAGGCTGGATTTCCTCGCCCAGGAAATGAATCGCGAGGCCAATACCATTCTTTCCAAAGCCAATGACCTGGCCACCTCTGACCTGGCAATTGATTTAAAGACCGGTATTGAAAAAATCCGTGAACAGATTCAGAATATAGAATAG